In Capsicum annuum cultivar UCD-10X-F1 chromosome 7, UCD10Xv1.1, whole genome shotgun sequence, one genomic interval encodes:
- the LOC107876917 gene encoding secreted RxLR effector protein 161-like, with protein MLFGKMLYLTMKRPDIAFCVQTLSQFLQDPKKSYIEATLRVVKYVKNQPGKGVLLSSNADDIISAYSDADWASCPQKRSSITGYFVKVGESLISWKSKKQTTISKSSAETEFNSLAAVTTELVWILGLMKEVGNEVVLLVDLFSDSKSVLQIAANPIYHERTTHIDIDCFFLGKNLCKE; from the coding sequence atGCTATTTGGTAAGATGTTGTACCTGACTATGAAAAGGCCAGACATAGCCTTTTGTGTTCAGACATTAAGTCAGTTCCTTCAGGATCCTAAGAAGTCTTACATAGAAGCAACACTTAGAGTTGTGAAGTATGTTAAAAATCAACCAGGTAAAGGTGTGCTGTTGTCTAGTAATGCAGATGACATAATAAGTGCCTATAGTGATGCAGACTGGGCATCATGCCCCCAGAAGAGAAGTTCTATAACAGGCTACTTTGTGAAGGTTGGAGAATCATTAATTTCCTGGAAATCAAAGAAGCAAACTACTATCTCCAAGAGTTCAGCAGAAACAGAGTTTAACAGTCTTGCTGCAGTCACAACAGAGTTGGTTTGGATCCTAGGCTTGATGAAAGAAGTTGGGAATGAAGTAGTTCTACTAGTAGATTTATTCAGTGATAGCAAATCTGTTCTGCAAATAGCAGCAAATCCAATATACCATGAGAGAACAACACATATTGACATTGACTGCTTCTTTTTAGGGAAAAACTTGTGCAAGGAATGA
- the LOC107877410 gene encoding histone H2A-beta, sperm, translated as MAAKGKTLASDSAASGKKSLSRSQKAGLQFPIGRIARFLRNRKYAQHIGTEATVFLAAVLEYLATEVLEIAGNVARDNKRLRIIPRHIQLTVRHDEELNTLLDDVTICSSGVIPKNHNNLLRIQNVC; from the exons ATGGCTGCCAAAGGAAAAACACTAGCTTCCGATTCTGCTGCTTCCGGAAAGAAGTCACTATCCCGTAGCCAAAAAGCCGGGCTCCAATTTCCCATTGGTCGTATAGCCCGTTTTCTGAGAAACAGAAAGTATGCCCAACATATCGGCACTGAAGCTACAGTTTTTCTTGCTGCTGTTCTTGAGTATCTTGCTACCGAG gtacttgaaatagcTGGAAACGTGGCGAGGGATAACAAAAGGCTGAGGATTATTCCAAGGCACATTCAATTAACTGTAAGGCATGACGAGGAATTGAACACATTACTTGATGACGTGACGATTTGTTCTAGCGGTGTTATACCAAAAAATCATAACAATCTGTTACGTATACAGAATGTCTGCTAG